The proteins below are encoded in one region of Pseudophryne corroboree isolate aPseCor3 chromosome 8, aPseCor3.hap2, whole genome shotgun sequence:
- the LOC134949667 gene encoding syntaxin-3-like, translated as MKDRLEELRNRISQDDMLDFDDNLAFDNPMFQDAETNSMDLFFQEVSNLSMALKKLKEMAVGIAKKQEEVLCSTTGTNIVEGKKDLNKMKDAFTSEAKIIQSLLSRMKSTLAQDNKNWMAEHRIRQSQFTVLTNKFRDVMSQHYINETKYVGRLKEQIVRQTELAGLSLQEEEINQLIGSPMAPQIVGHDLEILKAKQHLAMAQERHKQLLDLEAQITELHSLFVQLDLLISEQQDVINNIEYNVLNTMDYISQSTEQVKKALKFQRQSRFAAAISALLGLCACCTCLSCMSGAVR; from the coding sequence ATGAAGGATCGGCTGGAAGAGTTAAGGAACAGAATAAGCCAAGATGACATGCTGGATTTCGACGATAACTTGGCTTTTGATAATCCCATGTTTCAAGATGCAGAGACAAATTCCATGGACTTGTTCTTCCAGGAGGTCTCCAACCTCTCCATGGCGCTGAAGAAGCTGAAGGAGATGGCCGTGGGCATTGCGAAGAAGCAGGAAGAGGTGCTCTGCAGCACAACGGGCACTAACATCGTTGAAGGAAAGAAGGACTTAAATAAAATGAAAGATGCCTTCACCTCCGAAGCCAAAATAATCCAGTCCCTGCTGAGCCGAATGAAAAGCACTTTGGCTCAAGACAATAAGAACTGGATGGCGGAGCACCGGATCCGTCAGAGTCAGTTCACCGTCCTGACCAACAAATTCAGAGATGTCATGAGCCAGCATTACATCAACGAGACAAAGTACGTGGGGAGGCTGAAGGAGCAGATCGTGAGACAGACCGAGCTGGCTGGTCTGAGCCTCCAGGAAGAAGAGATCAACCAGCTCATAGGAAGTCCAATGGCTCCGCAAATTGTTGGCCATGACCTGGAAATCCTCAAAGCAAAGCAACACTTGGCCATGGCCCAGGAGAGGCACAAACAGCTCCTGGACCTAGAAGCCCAGATAACGGAGCTCCACTCCCTCTTCGTCCAGTTGGATTTACTCATCTCAGAGCAGCAGGACGTGATCAATAATATTGAGTACAATGTTCTGAACACCATGGACTATATCTCCCAATCTACGGAGCAAGTGAAGAAGGCCCTGAAATTCCAGAGACAGTCTCGGTTTGCTGCTGCTATTTCCGCACTCTTGGGGCTGTGCGCCTGCTGCACCTGCCTGTCCTGCATGTCCGGCGCTGTGCGGTGA